One Alkalicoccus halolimnae DNA segment encodes these proteins:
- the mgtE gene encoding magnesium transporter codes for MTENEITLAIIKALKEGRKKQFQEIIDELHPYDIALQYKTVPAKHNHKFLSYLSIEQLTELMEELEQEEQLEVLEALGARRSTKVLDLMENDELASFLSDLEPEKIKELLADMKHEESETVQNLMNYPPETAGRIMNNRFVWIKKHYTIGEAIDKLKHFVELAEYLNYLYVIDEDKKLVGVVSYRDLLLADINDRIEDVMYSRVVKVEVDTDQEEAAKIINRYDFVSLPVVDEDNVLRGVITVDDVLDVVIQEANEDIEKLSASGKSIDFNTKPIVAAYRRLPWLIGLLFVGLVSGGIISGFEDTLGTVVALAFFMPMIAGMTGNTGTQSLAVVVRGLVTEDLSIKQVVHLVFREFWVGIIIGITCGFLISMIAYFWQGSFILGIVVGSSLLITLIIGTLAGTIIPLILYKLDIDPAIASGPLITTINDILSLLIYFGLATAMLSQLT; via the coding sequence CTGAGAATGAAATAACACTCGCTATTATCAAAGCTTTAAAAGAAGGCCGTAAAAAACAGTTTCAGGAAATTATTGATGAACTTCATCCTTACGACATTGCTCTCCAGTACAAAACGGTGCCGGCGAAACATAATCATAAATTCCTTTCATACTTATCCATCGAACAGCTCACAGAACTAATGGAGGAACTTGAACAGGAAGAGCAGCTGGAAGTGCTTGAGGCACTCGGTGCGAGAAGGTCGACTAAAGTTCTCGATCTGATGGAGAACGATGAGCTCGCGTCCTTCCTCTCAGATCTGGAACCGGAAAAGATTAAAGAACTGCTTGCGGATATGAAACACGAAGAATCTGAAACGGTCCAAAACCTTATGAATTATCCTCCGGAAACCGCTGGACGAATTATGAATAACCGGTTTGTATGGATTAAAAAACATTATACAATCGGAGAAGCAATAGATAAGCTGAAGCATTTCGTTGAACTTGCGGAATATCTGAACTACCTGTATGTAATTGATGAAGATAAAAAGCTGGTGGGCGTTGTCTCCTATCGGGACCTGCTCCTCGCAGACATTAATGATCGAATCGAAGACGTGATGTACAGCCGCGTTGTTAAAGTCGAAGTCGATACGGATCAGGAGGAAGCAGCTAAAATTATTAACCGCTATGATTTCGTTTCCCTCCCTGTTGTAGATGAAGATAACGTACTGCGTGGCGTTATAACGGTAGACGATGTTCTTGATGTAGTAATTCAGGAAGCGAATGAAGACATTGAAAAGCTGTCTGCTTCCGGTAAATCAATTGATTTCAACACTAAGCCGATCGTTGCTGCCTACCGCCGGCTTCCCTGGTTGATCGGTCTTCTTTTTGTCGGGCTGGTATCAGGCGGAATTATCAGTGGATTCGAGGATACCCTCGGTACCGTGGTAGCACTTGCCTTTTTCATGCCGATGATCGCAGGGATGACAGGGAATACAGGAACACAGTCCCTTGCTGTAGTCGTCCGTGGTCTTGTAACAGAAGATTTATCGATTAAACAGGTCGTTCATCTCGTGTTCCGCGAATTCTGGGTCGGCATCATCATCGGTATTACGTGCGGCTTCCTCATTTCGATGATTGCCTACTTCTGGCAGGGCAGCTTTATTCTCGGAATAGTCGTCGGTTCTTCCCTTCTTATAACGCTTATTATTGGAACGCTTGCCGGTACGATTATCCCGCTCATTCTTTATAAACTTGATATCGACCCGGCGATTGCTTCCGGTCCGCTTATTACGACCATCAACGATATTCTGTCTCTTCTTATTTACTTCGGTCTCGCTACAGCGATGCTGAGCCAGCTGACGTAA